The Paraclostridium bifermentans genome window below encodes:
- a CDS encoding sensor histidine kinase, giving the protein MLNKVGIDTRDIFKVSIVFMNFIIFFCTLDVVSIRKISNIKILQYIGILICILVVVSVSNIFRNFRILLYIIFGIIYYNLVYDEVLVKCLIVTILFWISVMVVETTSIGAIAAINNISDLNYIINQKRYVIQAIILSKVLLLIEFVLLRYFKLALEFKPKDMALIGLSISYNILSLLLVFGYNFLNSILSKLNIVFLILITMLLMLSTISLLVVIARIRRSDRLKLETELINERTQMNYKNYENIYEVHSSLRHVYHDLKNHMMCIKNYNSKEDIIKYIDNLSFEIRMFDSISHTGNETLDIILSQKIHECNKYNIKFESNINFSKLGFISNIDVCSIFGNALDNSIEACKLIDCCIDRKIEVKVTYIKQFCIIKIINTKQNKINLTKKGIQTSKYNKYEHGIGLASIKRTVDKYDGEVAVNFSETEFILKIMIPIKS; this is encoded by the coding sequence ATGTTAAATAAAGTAGGTATAGACACTAGAGACATATTTAAAGTCTCAATAGTATTTATGAATTTTATAATATTTTTTTGCACACTAGATGTAGTAAGTATTAGAAAGATTAGTAATATAAAGATTTTGCAGTATATAGGCATTTTAATTTGTATTTTAGTAGTGGTAAGTGTATCAAATATATTTAGAAATTTTAGAATTTTATTATATATAATATTTGGAATCATATACTATAACCTAGTATATGATGAAGTTTTAGTGAAATGTCTAATAGTGACTATATTGTTTTGGATAAGTGTAATGGTTGTAGAGACTACATCAATTGGGGCTATAGCAGCAATTAACAATATATCAGATCTAAATTACATAATAAATCAAAAAAGGTATGTAATTCAAGCAATTATACTATCTAAAGTATTACTTTTAATAGAATTTGTATTATTAAGATACTTTAAATTGGCATTAGAGTTTAAACCAAAAGATATGGCTCTTATAGGTCTTTCGATAAGTTATAATATATTAAGTTTATTATTAGTTTTTGGATATAATTTTTTAAATAGTATATTAAGCAAATTAAATATTGTATTTTTAATATTAATTACAATGCTTTTAATGTTATCAACTATTTCATTACTAGTAGTTATAGCTAGAATTAGAAGATCTGATAGACTTAAGCTTGAAACAGAGCTTATAAATGAAAGGACTCAAATGAATTACAAAAATTATGAAAATATATATGAGGTCCATAGTAGCTTAAGGCATGTATATCATGATTTAAAGAATCATATGATGTGTATAAAAAATTATAATAGTAAAGAAGATATTATTAAATACATAGATAACTTAAGTTTCGAAATAAGAATGTTCGATAGTATTTCTCATACAGGGAATGAGACTTTAGATATAATTTTAAGCCAAAAGATACATGAGTGTAATAAATACAACATTAAGTTTGAATCGAATATAAATTTCTCAAAACTAGGGTTTATAAGTAATATAGATGTATGTTCCATATTTGGAAATGCGTTAGATAACTCAATAGAGGCATGTAAATTAATAGATTGTTGTATTGATAGAAAAATAGAGGTAAAAGTAACCTATATTAAACAGTTTTGCATAATAAAAATTATAAATACTAAACAAAATAAAATTAACCTTACAAAAAAGGGAATACAAACAAGTAAATATAATAAATATGAACATGGTATAGGATTAGCAAGTATAAAAAGAACTGTAGATAAGTATGATGGAGAAGTTGCTGTGAACTTTTCTGAGACTGAATTTATTTTGAAGATAATGATACCTATAAAGTCATAA
- a CDS encoding replication initiation protein: MSNLTDIENPKILMKNNVLIQSKYSLTLNENRIFLLILYKLQKNYNGSMHCDIHYDEFKEIIKRTNDRTVKKISSYLEGLMNKSIFFIEKKRNDKLIWGQYNFISGYQFDEETQIFRIESPKKIYTLLDQYLKTGYTPANLAILFSLKNYNAQRLYDLIRVWSGTKQTINYKIEDIKMYLMLEDSYPQYSNFKRRVILPAIKELNESGFFEIDIKENKSGRKVESIDFIVKDLDKRKYFSKDDVIDQIGESNIYEQSSVPEPFEESKINLKLEKSILNREFFVPDETVFTKGTLRSFKMDFENIDFKNDYMKKAFDDAVMITLDKDDVETIKAVSYKFFKGTLDNKILEYKKEYEEDLKHKEEMDLFW; this comes from the coding sequence ATGAGTAATTTAACTGATATAGAAAATCCAAAAATACTTATGAAGAACAATGTGCTAATACAATCTAAATATAGCTTAACATTGAATGAAAATAGAATATTTTTGTTAATACTTTATAAACTTCAAAAAAACTATAATGGATCAATGCATTGTGATATTCATTATGATGAATTTAAAGAAATAATAAAAAGAACGAATGATAGAACTGTGAAAAAAATAAGTAGCTATTTAGAAGGTCTTATGAACAAAAGTATATTTTTCATTGAAAAAAAGAGAAATGATAAATTGATTTGGGGACAATACAATTTTATATCAGGATACCAGTTTGATGAAGAAACTCAGATTTTTAGAATCGAAAGCCCCAAAAAAATTTATACTCTATTAGACCAATACTTAAAGACAGGATATACTCCTGCAAACTTAGCTATACTATTTAGTTTGAAGAATTATAATGCTCAAAGATTATATGATTTAATAAGAGTTTGGTCAGGAACTAAACAAACTATAAATTATAAAATTGAGGATATAAAGATGTATTTAATGCTAGAAGATAGTTATCCTCAATATTCAAATTTTAAAAGACGTGTAATTTTACCAGCAATAAAAGAACTAAATGAAAGTGGGTTTTTTGAAATAGATATAAAAGAAAACAAATCAGGAAGAAAAGTTGAATCAATAGATTTTATAGTAAAAGACTTAGACAAGAGAAAGTACTTCTCTAAAGATGATGTAATTGATCAAATTGGGGAGTCTAATATTTATGAACAATCAAGTGTACCTGAACCATTTGAAGAAAGTAAAATAAATTTAAAATTAGAAAAATCTATTTTAAATAGAGAATTTTTTGTTCCAGATGAAACAGTTTTTACAAAAGGAACCTTAAGAAGTTTTAAAATGGATTTCGAAAATATAGACTTTAAAAATGATTATATGAAAAAAGCATTTGATGATGCTGTTATGATAACTCTAGATAAAGACGATGTTGAAACTATAAAAGCCGTATCATATAAATTCTTTAAGGGAACCTTAGATAATAAAATTTTGGAGTACAAGAAAGAGTATGAAGAAGATTTAAAGCATAAAGAAGAAATGGATTTATTTTGGTAG
- a CDS encoding zinc ribbon domain-containing protein, translating into MEKKQYVCPKCSNTSYESDQFQATGGNFAKIFDIQNKKFITISCTKCGYTELYKSNTSDGWNILDFLIG; encoded by the coding sequence ATGGAGAAAAAACAATATGTTTGCCCTAAATGTTCAAATACATCTTATGAAAGTGATCAATTTCAAGCTACAGGTGGAAACTTTGCAAAAATATTTGATATCCAAAATAAAAAATTTATAACTATAAGCTGTACTAAATGTGGATACACTGAACTTTATAAAAGTAATACATCAGATGGATGGAATATTTTAGATTTTCTTATAGGTTAA
- a CDS encoding ParA family protein: protein MAKNQTILTHMSFKGGSSKTCLNLNFIHQFCTNYPHKKVLFIDADPQSNASVFLLGEEVIQSNIYTLKDGLESNIEIDKLIMKSPLSKFQNLDIIASNIDMVTLELVLNTKAGKEYTLLNYLTDDKNIDVFSEYDLVLFDLNPAISVLNTNVFICCTDIVPIINYGCYSTLTGYDLLLKTYGDIKKALRIDKDDIRKPVITKFEKQENNKIKMWLECATEKGILGNTFKQTMRKSVHYENSILYNESISEYVKVKERKIKTDIGNEISDLINEYIEEGLIVI from the coding sequence GTGGCTAAAAATCAAACAATTTTAACACATATGAGCTTTAAGGGTGGTAGTTCCAAAACATGTTTAAATCTAAATTTTATACATCAATTTTGTACAAACTATCCCCATAAAAAAGTATTGTTTATAGATGCTGATCCTCAATCAAATGCATCAGTATTTTTATTAGGAGAAGAAGTAATTCAATCCAATATATATACTTTGAAAGATGGGTTAGAAAGCAATATTGAAATAGATAAGTTAATTATGAAATCTCCGCTAAGTAAATTTCAAAATTTAGATATTATAGCAAGTAATATAGATATGGTTACTCTTGAATTAGTTCTTAATACAAAAGCCGGTAAGGAATATACTTTATTGAATTACTTAACTGACGATAAGAATATAGATGTTTTTTCAGAATATGATTTAGTATTATTTGATTTAAATCCTGCTATATCTGTTTTAAATACAAATGTATTTATATGTTGTACAGATATTGTGCCTATAATAAACTACGGATGTTATAGCACTCTAACAGGTTATGATTTGTTATTAAAAACCTATGGAGATATAAAGAAAGCTCTTAGAATAGATAAAGATGATATAAGAAAACCAGTTATCACTAAATTTGAAAAACAAGAAAACAATAAAATAAAAATGTGGTTAGAGTGTGCTACAGAAAAAGGAATTTTAGGAAATACATTTAAACAAACTATGAGAAAGTCTGTTCACTATGAAAACTCAATATTATATAACGAATCGATTAGTGAGTATGTGAAAGTTAAAGAAAGAAAAATAAAAACTGATATAGGAAATGAAATTTCCGACTTAATAAATGAATACATAGAAGAAGGTTTAATAGTTATTTAA
- a CDS encoding ABC transporter ATP-binding protein produces MLYVDNLTKTYNNKIVAIKNLSFSLNKNKVLGLVGPNGSGKTTTINLILGTIKRDTGKILYENYKNDSLEFKQKVGYIPDDLILPESLTGREYIDFILSVYSIKKSDKLKKLIQLYNMQDFLDILIKEYSHGMKKKIQIIVAFSLESEVIIIDEPFRGLDIESIIITKQLFKSFISSGSILLCSHDLNLIEELSDEVIMLYKGNTVAKGTSHRLKEEFECEDLEEVFMKVAIGEDRKNEIGEIISNFNNNA; encoded by the coding sequence ATGCTTTATGTAGATAACTTGACAAAAACTTATAACAATAAAATTGTTGCTATAAAAAATCTCAGTTTTTCTTTAAATAAAAATAAAGTTTTAGGGCTTGTAGGCCCTAATGGATCTGGAAAGACTACAACAATTAATTTAATCTTAGGGACTATCAAAAGAGATACAGGTAAGATATTATATGAAAATTATAAAAATGATAGTCTAGAATTTAAACAGAAAGTTGGATACATCCCAGATGACTTGATACTACCGGAATCTTTGACTGGGAGAGAATATATAGATTTTATTTTATCAGTATACTCTATAAAGAAAAGTGATAAATTAAAAAAATTAATTCAACTGTATAATATGCAAGACTTTTTAGATATTTTGATAAAAGAATATTCACATGGAATGAAGAAAAAAATTCAGATAATAGTTGCTTTCTCATTAGAAAGCGAGGTAATAATTATTGATGAACCTTTCAGGGGGTTAGATATAGAGTCAATTATAATAACAAAACAGCTTTTTAAGAGCTTTATAAGCTCAGGAAGTATATTATTATGCTCACATGATTTAAATTTAATTGAGGAATTATCGGATGAGGTAATAATGCTTTATAAAGGTAATACTGTAGCAAAGGGCACAAGTCATCGTTTAAAAGAAGAATTTGAATGTGAAGACTTAGAAGAAGTTTTTATGAAAGTTGCTATAGGGGAGGACAGAAAAAATGAGATTGGAGAAATCATTTCTAATTTTAACAACAATGCTTAA
- a CDS encoding helix-turn-helix domain-containing protein — protein MAIIVNLDVMMAKRKMSSTELSEKLGITMANLSILKNNKAKAVRFTTLNSICNILECQPGDILEYVDDTEDVK, from the coding sequence ATGGCGATTATAGTTAATTTAGATGTAATGATGGCAAAGAGAAAAATGAGTTCTACTGAGCTTTCAGAAAAGCTCGGAATCACTATGGCTAATCTTTCCATTTTGAAAAATAATAAAGCTAAAGCTGTTAGATTCACAACTTTAAATAGTATTTGTAACATATTGGAATGTCAACCTGGAGATATTTTGGAATATGTTGATGATACTGAAGATGTTAAATAG
- a CDS encoding PqqD family protein, producing MNLFTFLIEKIKELLKIKTVFIIPNSVDLNENLIFDKDLNKSITLNGVAYEILKLVNGKNTIDDIVIALLKKYNVKKTVLERDVINILSNLQDKNLVESKVIGNKIVVLFLNISIFQYVYKKRYSVSESKFGSLTLLIYVVTKKLFVMWMITFITIYLFKHNLVSEFNEKINYAIDCYLVFILSIIGGFVMHEWIHIAVSKIQNQEFRGYILARRFTVSIVKVNTESSLLSILLGPLIPSVLGIIIIVISIKIQSVMIFTLGIGFAINVINLLPFTQDGKGILRKILMKKLMKGAIK from the coding sequence ATGAACCTATTTACATTTTTAATTGAAAAGATAAAAGAATTATTAAAAATAAAAACAGTTTTTATTATTCCTAATAGCGTAGATTTAAATGAAAATTTAATTTTTGATAAGGATTTAAATAAAAGCATTACACTAAATGGGGTTGCTTATGAAATTTTAAAATTGGTTAATGGCAAAAACACTATAGATGACATAGTTATAGCGCTACTCAAAAAGTATAATGTAAAAAAGACTGTATTAGAAAGAGATGTAATAAATATATTAAGCAATTTACAAGATAAAAACTTAGTTGAAAGTAAGGTAATAGGGAATAAAATAGTAGTTTTATTTTTAAACATAAGTATATTTCAATATGTGTATAAGAAAAGATACTCTGTTTCTGAATCTAAATTTGGATCTTTGACTCTTTTGATTTATGTAGTAACAAAAAAGTTGTTTGTAATGTGGATGATTACTTTTATAACTATTTACTTATTTAAACATAATTTAGTATCTGAGTTTAATGAGAAGATAAATTATGCCATTGACTGCTACTTGGTTTTTATACTTTCAATTATAGGTGGATTTGTTATGCATGAATGGATTCATATAGCTGTTAGTAAAATTCAAAATCAGGAATTTCGTGGATACATATTAGCAAGAAGATTTACTGTAAGCATAGTTAAGGTAAATACAGAATCTAGTTTATTATCTATTTTACTAGGACCATTGATTCCAAGCGTTTTAGGAATCATAATAATAGTAATTTCAATAAAAATACAAAGTGTAATGATATTTACTCTAGGAATAGGATTTGCAATTAATGTAATAAATCTATTACCTTTTACACAAGATGGGAAAGGAATACTTAGAAAAATTCTAATGAAGAAACTAATGAAGGGAGCTATAAAATGA
- a CDS encoding DUF2975 domain-containing protein, translating into MNKNFSSTILNNIVSIGIFITLILFLLIPLSFNYFFKNTLGLVGGNISLFVSTGVYICIIPYLIALITLKKLCSLIYNKNPFSRETTYLLKTISLCAFSEFFVFNIVQLYLCNLFDIYLYSINVIPTVLISFISLFVGLFSLVLCNINSKILKIKNIK; encoded by the coding sequence ATGAATAAAAATTTTAGCTCAACAATTTTAAACAATATTGTCTCAATAGGTATATTTATAACTCTAATATTATTTTTACTTATACCTTTATCGTTCAACTATTTTTTTAAAAATACTTTGGGATTAGTGGGTGGGAATATATCTTTATTTGTTTCAACCGGAGTTTATATATGCATAATTCCTTATTTAATAGCATTAATTACACTTAAAAAATTATGTAGTTTAATATATAATAAAAATCCATTTTCAAGGGAAACTACTTATTTATTAAAAACAATATCATTATGTGCTTTTAGTGAATTTTTTGTATTTAATATAGTACAATTATATTTGTGTAATTTATTTGATATTTATTTATATTCAATAAATGTAATTCCAACAGTTTTAATTTCATTTATTTCTTTATTTGTAGGACTTTTTAGTTTAGTTTTATGCAATATTAATTCAAAAATACTAAAAATAAAAAACATAAAATAA
- a CDS encoding MarR family winged helix-turn-helix transcriptional regulator: MDNNDIKLKKAIEVLQSFYSVIKETSDFTKKNAHELGMTIQQLSILNALATNSNLTLKNLTEVMSMSLSKSSVSLIVDKLVEQDIVERKSSTLDRRQIILNLTEKGIQLYQQSQSNAYAYKAMLLALNGIDSKDIDLLLTVHDHIIENIKALK, translated from the coding sequence ATGGATAATAATGACATTAAATTAAAAAAAGCAATTGAAGTATTGCAATCATTTTATTCGGTTATAAAAGAAACTAGTGATTTTACAAAGAAAAATGCTCATGAGTTAGGGATGACTATTCAGCAATTATCTATTTTAAATGCACTAGCTACAAATTCAAACTTAACGCTAAAAAATCTTACTGAGGTAATGTCAATGTCTCTTTCGAAAAGTTCTGTAAGCTTAATAGTTGATAAATTAGTTGAGCAAGATATAGTTGAACGAAAATCATCAACATTAGATCGAAGACAAATTATACTAAATCTTACTGAAAAAGGTATTCAGCTTTACCAACAATCACAAAGTAACGCCTATGCCTATAAAGCAATGTTATTAGCTCTTAATGGAATAGATTCTAAAGATATAGATTTATTACTTACAGTACATGACCATATAATTGAAAATATAAAGGCTTTAAAATAG
- a CDS encoding DNA-binding domain protein — protein sequence MISLSNKKQVEKLQFEKTRLEIKVVKLEDEVLKLKSEVKKQEDLINEWRRYYKESVQEISKLKNQLKEFNPNLKPRSKKISQNDIDKIKELFNMKKYTYREISNISNWSICTISKVINGYYD from the coding sequence ATGATAAGTTTATCAAATAAAAAGCAAGTTGAAAAACTTCAATTTGAAAAAACTAGGCTTGAAATTAAAGTTGTAAAATTAGAAGATGAAGTTCTTAAGTTAAAATCTGAAGTCAAAAAGCAAGAAGATCTTATCAATGAATGGCGAAGATATTATAAAGAATCCGTACAAGAAATATCCAAGTTAAAAAATCAACTTAAGGAATTTAATCCAAATTTAAAACCTAGAAGCAAAAAAATATCTCAAAATGATATAGACAAAATAAAAGAATTATTTAATATGAAAAAATATACCTATCGAGAAATAAGTAATATTTCTAATTGGAGTATATGTACTATTTCTAAAGTAATTAATGGTTATTATGATTAA
- a CDS encoding DUF3955 domain-containing protein has translation MKKNLLYSIPFLIAIGCLVIFNIIGSEVATDGTLIEPFFLIPTFWLFSFIGILALIFKFMLFLFKKKHISQ, from the coding sequence ATGAAAAAAAATTTATTATATTCAATACCATTTTTAATAGCAATAGGATGCTTAGTAATTTTCAATATTATAGGATCTGAAGTTGCTACAGATGGAACTCTTATAGAACCATTTTTCTTAATACCTACATTCTGGTTATTTTCTTTCATAGGAATTTTAGCCTTAATTTTTAAATTTATGCTATTTCTATTTAAGAAAAAACATATTAGCCAATAG
- a CDS encoding LytR/AlgR family response regulator transcription factor, whose amino-acid sequence MVVLGICDDEKHYRSIIRKYLEEILQSNVQSYEIHEFTSGEELLENYPNNLDILILDIQMDGIDGMNTARRIRTFDSKVEIIFMTSYSEFMQEGYEVRAYRYLLKPIDFDKLNKHITPCVKEVKRSNSNYLTINTKNYIDRINIDSILYIETQRPNLLIYTRKKIHSVRMSMRKIEGILEEYSFYRCHNSFLVNLKEIESMDGEYIFIDHIKIPVSRYRTKGLKLAITNTLGDIVC is encoded by the coding sequence ATGGTTGTACTTGGCATATGCGATGATGAAAAGCATTATAGGTCAATTATTAGAAAATATTTAGAAGAAATATTACAATCAAATGTACAGAGTTACGAAATACATGAATTTACATCTGGAGAAGAACTACTAGAGAATTACCCTAATAATTTAGATATCTTGATTTTAGATATACAAATGGATGGCATCGATGGTATGAATACAGCTAGAAGGATTAGAACATTTGATAGTAAAGTAGAAATTATATTTATGACTTCCTATTCTGAATTTATGCAAGAAGGATATGAAGTAAGAGCTTATAGATACCTATTAAAACCTATAGATTTCGATAAATTAAATAAACATATAACACCTTGTGTAAAAGAAGTAAAAAGAAGCAATAGTAACTATTTAACAATTAATACAAAGAACTATATAGATAGAATAAACATAGATTCTATATTGTATATTGAAACTCAAAGACCGAATTTATTAATTTATACAAGGAAAAAGATTCATAGTGTAAGGATGAGTATGAGGAAGATTGAAGGAATATTAGAAGAATACAGTTTTTATAGATGTCACAATAGTTTCTTAGTTAATTTAAAAGAAATTGAATCAATGGATGGAGAATACATATTTATAGATCATATAAAAATACCAGTAAGTAGGTATAGAACGAAAGGATTAAAACTAGCTATAACCAATACTCTAGGGGATATAGTATGTTAA
- a CDS encoding DUF3267 domain-containing protein → MKYISKIPDTDINLNKDMLSTGWKMLKEPRNLVTATLISLPISIINIYLCIFFIKLINKDLLTIINSIFYDGKFVFTIKPVYIVYIYMYIFLHEVIHLVCIPNFANSKSTFISVKLWGGFVYTEEIISRNRYLIVTIMPFIILSFVMPIIMTLLGVNPMIILILEIVNAAGASVDVLSFILLFFQAPRNSKIKNNGIKTFYKSSKVSNLD, encoded by the coding sequence ATGAAGTATATAAGTAAAATACCAGATACAGATATTAATTTAAATAAGGACATGCTTAGTACTGGTTGGAAAATGTTAAAAGAACCTCGAAACTTAGTGACAGCAACTCTAATATCATTACCTATATCAATTATAAATATTTATTTATGTATATTTTTTATTAAGCTTATAAATAAAGACTTATTGACAATTATAAACTCTATTTTTTATGATGGAAAATTTGTTTTTACAATTAAGCCTGTATATATAGTATACATATATATGTATATATTTTTACATGAAGTTATTCATTTAGTATGTATTCCAAACTTTGCAAACTCTAAATCAACATTTATTTCAGTAAAACTATGGGGTGGTTTTGTTTATACAGAAGAAATAATTAGTAGAAATAGATACTTGATAGTAACTATAATGCCATTTATAATATTGTCATTTGTAATGCCAATTATAATGACCTTATTAGGGGTAAACCCTATGATTATTTTAATTTTGGAAATTGTTAATGCTGCAGGAGCATCAGTAGATGTATTATCTTTTATACTATTGTTTTTTCAAGCTCCAAGAAATAGCAAGATAAAAAACAATGGAATAAAAACTTTCTACAAGAGTAGTAAAGTATCTAATTTAGATTAA
- a CDS encoding thioredoxin domain-containing protein, translating into MDKKRVVKLVLFIAFITICISAYSIYSKGKETIDTKYGLAYGDPNAKIKLVEYMSFQCIDCYELHENIGDTLRDKIKNGEIYYVVKHVDFEKFKYDDVIFNRIDNLDKIETVDYIMDNYKTWSKMKNVKDVEEFFKLGAIKKDRVEMQKHILSERDDLGIDFIPTFYLNGEKHVGSFTEKEFNKMISDVK; encoded by the coding sequence ATGGATAAGAAAAGAGTAGTTAAATTAGTTTTATTTATTGCTTTTATTACAATCTGTATATCAGCATATTCAATATACTCTAAAGGTAAAGAAACTATAGATACAAAGTATGGACTAGCATATGGAGACCCTAATGCCAAAATAAAATTGGTAGAATACATGAGTTTTCAATGTATAGACTGCTATGAGTTACATGAAAATATAGGAGATACATTAAGAGATAAAATTAAAAATGGTGAAATATATTATGTAGTAAAGCATGTTGATTTTGAAAAGTTTAAGTATGATGATGTTATATTCAACAGAATTGATAACTTAGATAAAATAGAAACGGTAGATTATATAATGGATAATTATAAAACATGGAGTAAAATGAAAAACGTGAAAGATGTTGAAGAGTTTTTTAAACTAGGTGCTATTAAAAAAGATAGAGTTGAGATGCAAAAACATATTCTGTCTGAAAGAGATGATCTTGGGATAGATTTTATACCTACATTTTATTTAAATGGTGAAAAGCATGTTGGATCATTTACAGAAAAAGAGTTCAATAAAATGATAAGTGATGTAAAATAA
- a CDS encoding DUF2975 domain-containing protein — translation MEKNISSKILNNIVLLGITLTICLLLFLPLGFTAFFKSNFGIVGSNIPIILSVGVYVCAVPYLIALISLKKLCSLIANKDPFSRQIPYHLKTISICAFSEILIFNVVQLFLCYFFNVYFYALNIIPAILVSFISLAIGFLSLVLGRLYTMAIEIKEENDKTI, via the coding sequence ATGGAAAAAAACATTAGTTCAAAAATTTTAAATAATATTGTTTTACTAGGAATAACATTAACAATATGTTTGCTTTTATTCTTGCCCCTTGGGTTTACAGCCTTTTTTAAAAGTAACTTTGGAATAGTTGGCTCGAATATTCCTATTATTTTATCTGTAGGAGTTTATGTGTGTGCTGTACCTTATTTAATAGCATTGATATCATTGAAAAAATTATGCAGTTTAATTGCTAACAAAGATCCTTTTTCAAGGCAAATTCCTTATCATCTAAAAACCATATCAATATGTGCTTTTAGTGAAATTTTGATATTTAATGTGGTACAATTATTTTTATGCTACTTCTTTAATGTTTACTTTTATGCACTTAACATAATTCCAGCTATTTTAGTTTCATTTATTTCTTTAGCTATAGGATTTTTAAGTTTAGTGCTAGGTAGGTTATACACTATGGCAATTGAAATAAAAGAAGAAAATGATAAGACTATATAA